A single Aminobacterium mobile DSM 12262 DNA region contains:
- a CDS encoding ATPase — MEKGIIALAAALAVGIPAFATALAQAKIGSAGAGTVAEKPETAGVMIILEAIPETMVILGFVVAIMLILQFA, encoded by the coding sequence ATGGAGAAGGGGATAATTGCATTGGCGGCGGCTTTAGCGGTAGGTATCCCAGCTTTTGCTACAGCGTTGGCTCAAGCAAAAATTGGAAGCGCTGGGGCTGGAACTGTTGCAGAAAAGCCAGAAACAGCCGGAGTCATGATTATTCTTGAAGCAATTCCTGAAACTATGGTCATCCTTGGTTTTGTTGTTGCCATTATGCTAATTCTTCAATTTGCCTAG
- a CDS encoding YbaB/EbfC family nucleoid-associated protein has translation MKMDKIMKQAQKMQAQMMRIQEDLAQERVEGNAGGGMVKVVANGQGDILSIKIEKEVVNPNDVEMLEDMVLAAVSEALKNSRDIANAKMGQVSGALGALGLM, from the coding sequence ATGAAAATGGACAAAATTATGAAACAGGCCCAGAAAATGCAAGCCCAAATGATGAGGATTCAGGAAGATTTGGCACAAGAGAGAGTGGAAGGAAATGCTGGGGGAGGTATGGTTAAAGTCGTTGCCAATGGTCAAGGAGATATTTTATCTATAAAGATAGAGAAAGAAGTTGTGAATCCTAACGATGTTGAAATGCTGGAAGATATGGTTCTTGCTGCAGTCTCAGAAGCTCTTAAAAACAGCAGGGATATTGCCAACGCAAAAATGGGGCAGGTTTCCGGAGCTCTTGGAGCATTGGGGTTAATGTAA
- a CDS encoding V-type ATP synthase subunit E — translation MSERTNSQDLLQFIESLRREHELNLNDLRKKTEWEVAEAIATQRMAVEKRIVTMRADQENRADALFRHNVTLAHSQFRKRFLDEYDYFVKEIEIEAQSHLKRLRQTSSRYEDIMARLVLEAMNLCTGPCRVKVLPGDSSFVPDREEILSVKENLSEELWGGCIVTSEDNIFIIDNTFKTRWQRLEPAIIRKISREARTILQDTEFMRELRIS, via the coding sequence GTGTCTGAACGCACAAACTCTCAGGATCTTTTACAGTTCATAGAATCTCTGAGGAGGGAGCATGAGCTTAATTTAAACGACCTTAGGAAAAAAACAGAATGGGAGGTAGCGGAAGCAATTGCAACCCAAAGGATGGCTGTTGAGAAACGTATAGTTACTATGCGGGCTGATCAAGAAAACAGGGCTGATGCTTTGTTCCGTCACAATGTAACGTTGGCACATAGCCAATTTCGTAAAAGATTTTTAGACGAATATGATTATTTTGTAAAAGAAATAGAGATAGAAGCTCAGTCTCACCTCAAGAGATTGCGTCAAACTTCATCTCGTTACGAAGATATTATGGCACGTTTGGTATTAGAAGCTATGAATTTATGTACGGGGCCTTGTCGTGTAAAGGTCCTCCCAGGAGATAGTTCTTTTGTTCCAGATAGAGAAGAGATATTAAGCGTAAAAGAGAATCTATCTGAAGAGCTGTGGGGAGGATGTATTGTAACTTCGGAAGATAATATCTTTATTATAGATAATACCTTTAAAACGAGGTGGCAAAGACTTGAGCCAGCCATTATTAGAAAGATTTCTAGGGAAGCTCGAACAATTCTTCAAGATACGGAGTTCATGCGAGAATTACGGATATCTTAA
- a CDS encoding V-type ATP synthase subunit D, which yields MNENLKPPTREQLIDVRRQMATVQYGKELLEKKRDALLRTLEEDRRNFKKLESFFREQMRHISFIYALIRMYEGQSVLQFIKPEREHTQVDVERHTLMGCRYSQFKPLKEQVFSLSGLAYDPAMASLYVDDLLNEMKKIEEKVWLFINLKAKLSALEKELSKTMLKINTLQYILIPTLHKEESRIRDILSERERQERYAVKKLSKKKKLQGFSYFPE from the coding sequence ATGAACGAGAACCTTAAACCACCGACCAGGGAACAACTTATTGATGTCCGTCGTCAAATGGCCACAGTTCAATATGGAAAAGAGCTTCTCGAAAAAAAACGAGATGCTCTTTTAAGGACGTTAGAAGAGGATCGACGAAATTTCAAGAAGTTGGAATCTTTCTTTAGAGAACAGATGCGCCATATCTCTTTTATATATGCTCTTATTCGAATGTATGAAGGGCAATCGGTCTTACAATTCATAAAGCCAGAAAGAGAACATACTCAAGTAGATGTGGAACGACATACCCTTATGGGATGCCGTTATTCCCAGTTCAAACCGTTAAAAGAACAAGTATTTTCTCTCTCAGGGCTTGCCTATGACCCGGCGATGGCATCGTTATATGTAGATGATTTACTCAACGAAATGAAAAAAATAGAGGAGAAAGTATGGCTTTTTATCAACTTGAAAGCTAAACTATCCGCTCTCGAAAAGGAGCTTTCTAAAACAATGCTTAAAATTAATACTCTACAATATATTTTAATTCCTACTCTTCATAAGGAAGAGAGTCGAATTCGTGATATCCTATCTGAGCGGGAACGTCAAGAACGATATGCGGTTAAAAAACTTTCCAAAAAGAAAAAGTTGCAAGGTTTTTCTTATTTCCCGGAGTAA
- a CDS encoding V-type ATP synthase subunit A, which translates to MSSGKITGISGPVVRGFTLSPVKMFEVAYVGDNKLLGEVIRIEGNSVDIQVYEDTSGVTNGEPIEFSGELLAVDLGPGILGSVLDGIGRPLRVLGEEGIYLKRGIHLNSIDRNKIWHFTPLLQPETSISSGTILGYVIEGSYLRHYIMVPPEISTAVAVWVAPEGDYSVGTPLCCLESGEELCMKQRWEVRRSRPVGNRLPFDAPLLTGQRILDTLFPIALGGAAVLPGGFGTGKTVTQQSLAKWCNADIIIYIGCGERGNEMTEVLEEFPELNDPFHAAPLMERMVLIANTSNMPVAAREASIYLGMTLAEYFRDMGYNVAIMADSTSRWAEALREIGGRLEEMPGEEGYPAYLGTRLAQYYERAGRTVVLGVPEREGSVTVINAVSPPGGDFSEPVTQASLRLSGAFWGLDKRLAQQRHFPAINWRQSYTLYEESLAPIFEKKFGPQWKELKNYLKEMLDREKVLMDLVQLVGRDGLSEKDKWLLTHADTIKVIYLQQNAFSEADASCSMKKQFALLHILRRLDTLVQQQIEEGLLYDQIANYPLRVELLRLREAAEEELEERGTTWLLRFSEKLNDLVVVPE; encoded by the coding sequence GTGTCTTCAGGGAAAATAACGGGAATATCCGGGCCAGTTGTGCGTGGCTTTACTCTTTCTCCTGTAAAAATGTTTGAGGTTGCTTACGTTGGAGATAACAAGCTTCTAGGAGAAGTGATTCGAATAGAAGGGAACTCTGTAGATATACAGGTATACGAAGATACATCAGGAGTTACTAACGGAGAGCCTATAGAATTTTCGGGGGAGCTTTTAGCAGTAGATTTAGGCCCTGGAATTTTGGGTAGCGTCCTTGATGGAATTGGTCGCCCTCTAAGAGTTTTAGGTGAGGAGGGTATTTATCTCAAACGGGGTATACATCTTAACTCTATAGATAGAAACAAAATATGGCATTTTACACCTCTCCTGCAACCAGAAACTTCCATAAGCTCTGGAACAATTCTAGGCTATGTAATAGAAGGTTCTTATTTGAGGCACTATATTATGGTTCCTCCAGAGATTTCAACAGCTGTTGCAGTATGGGTGGCTCCAGAAGGAGACTATTCCGTAGGAACCCCCCTGTGTTGCCTAGAAAGTGGAGAAGAGCTTTGTATGAAACAACGATGGGAAGTAAGACGTTCCCGTCCAGTAGGAAATCGTCTTCCTTTCGATGCTCCGCTCCTCACGGGGCAACGTATCCTCGATACCCTGTTCCCTATCGCTCTTGGTGGAGCGGCAGTTTTGCCGGGAGGGTTTGGTACTGGGAAGACGGTAACTCAACAGTCTTTAGCAAAATGGTGTAATGCCGATATTATTATTTATATCGGTTGCGGTGAGCGAGGAAACGAAATGACTGAAGTTCTTGAAGAATTTCCAGAACTTAATGATCCATTCCATGCTGCTCCTCTTATGGAGCGGATGGTTTTGATTGCTAACACTTCTAACATGCCTGTTGCGGCCCGAGAGGCTAGCATATATTTAGGAATGACTTTAGCCGAGTATTTTAGAGATATGGGATACAACGTCGCTATTATGGCAGATTCCACTTCAAGATGGGCGGAAGCTCTTAGAGAAATTGGAGGGCGTCTGGAAGAAATGCCAGGCGAGGAAGGATATCCAGCCTATCTAGGAACCCGATTGGCTCAATACTATGAAAGAGCAGGAAGAACAGTCGTGTTAGGTGTGCCTGAACGAGAAGGATCTGTAACAGTTATTAATGCTGTTTCTCCCCCGGGAGGGGATTTTTCCGAACCTGTTACACAAGCCAGCCTGCGTCTTTCTGGCGCATTTTGGGGGTTAGATAAGCGTCTGGCTCAGCAGCGGCATTTCCCAGCTATAAACTGGCGTCAAAGCTACACTTTATATGAAGAAAGTTTAGCTCCTATCTTCGAGAAAAAATTCGGCCCTCAATGGAAAGAACTTAAAAATTATCTAAAAGAGATGCTAGACCGAGAGAAAGTACTTATGGACCTCGTTCAACTTGTGGGAAGAGACGGTCTTTCTGAAAAAGATAAATGGCTTTTAACTCATGCTGATACTATAAAAGTTATTTACTTGCAACAAAATGCTTTTAGTGAAGCAGACGCAAGCTGTTCCATGAAAAAACAGTTTGCATTGCTTCATATATTACGACGTCTTGATACGCTTGTTCAACAACAAATAGAGGAAGGGCTCTTGTACGATCAAATAGCTAACTATCCCTTGCGCGTAGAGCTCTTACGTCTGCGAGAGGCTGCAGAAGAGGAATTAGAGGAACGAGGGACAACATGGCTTCTCCGTTTTTCAGAGAAGCTCAACGATCTGGTGGTGGTTCCCGAATGA
- a CDS encoding V-type ATP synthase subunit F: MASQEKRAVVLGKQLFVDLWSLEGFEGIVCENPSDIAGTYRELLEESIAFIIVEEQWFNELPDTYRKRFEKMQRPVWIPFPSLLLGRD, encoded by the coding sequence ATGGCATCTCAAGAAAAACGAGCTGTAGTTTTAGGAAAACAATTGTTTGTAGATCTATGGAGTCTGGAAGGCTTTGAAGGGATTGTGTGTGAGAATCCTTCGGATATTGCTGGTACATATCGTGAGTTACTGGAAGAATCAATTGCTTTTATTATCGTGGAAGAACAATGGTTTAATGAACTTCCCGATACCTATCGTAAACGGTTTGAGAAGATGCAAAGACCAGTGTGGATCCCTTTCCCTTCATTACTTCTGGGAAGGGACTGA
- a CDS encoding V-type ATPase subunit, which produces MSQPLLERFLGKLEQFFKIRSSCENYGYLNARIRARISNFLTDGDYQRIAEGNLETFEQYLLESPYSESFRFQLVMSHKGILRRIEAAIAHHVSRQMRFLREKAEGEAQKLLEIALARSDLLNGRLILRASFSGNRGGGEPQWHNYGALPEEFYGELWGNQITSSDIIGKCRANGHPFALILARAISEMDHSRDIVKAERFLLQHMLDFGWQTIASFHSKNSRMLSEYLGRSIDMWNLGIWLRWQNEYIQKNEAVGMYIPNGKWLSRERLSKNSSLKELVYLTPWQKTLEMEGKQSPHDYQRSLFVEFMKWQANLFRGDPLGIEVSLGFMGKYFIEWHNLNLLAVGLSIDLQKENLLSKLIPVSF; this is translated from the coding sequence TTGAGCCAGCCATTATTAGAAAGATTTCTAGGGAAGCTCGAACAATTCTTCAAGATACGGAGTTCATGCGAGAATTACGGATATCTTAATGCTCGTATTCGGGCTCGTATTTCTAATTTCCTTACAGATGGAGATTATCAGAGAATAGCAGAGGGGAATTTAGAAACCTTTGAACAATACCTCCTCGAAAGCCCTTATTCCGAGAGCTTTCGTTTCCAGTTAGTAATGTCCCATAAAGGGATTCTTCGTCGTATAGAAGCTGCTATAGCCCATCATGTTAGTCGACAAATGCGTTTCCTTAGAGAAAAGGCGGAAGGTGAGGCTCAGAAACTATTAGAAATAGCATTGGCTCGCTCAGACCTGCTAAATGGAAGATTGATCCTGAGAGCTTCCTTTAGTGGGAACCGTGGGGGGGGAGAACCCCAGTGGCATAATTATGGGGCTTTGCCGGAAGAGTTTTATGGGGAACTATGGGGGAACCAGATAACATCCTCAGATATTATTGGGAAGTGTCGAGCTAATGGTCACCCTTTCGCCCTTATTTTAGCCCGAGCTATTTCCGAGATGGATCATTCCAGAGACATTGTTAAGGCCGAACGATTCCTATTGCAACATATGCTGGATTTTGGCTGGCAAACTATTGCCTCGTTTCATTCAAAAAACAGCCGGATGCTATCAGAATACTTAGGGCGATCTATAGATATGTGGAATTTAGGAATCTGGCTTCGATGGCAAAACGAGTATATTCAAAAGAATGAAGCCGTAGGTATGTACATACCGAATGGTAAATGGCTTTCTCGAGAGCGCTTATCAAAAAACAGCTCCCTTAAAGAACTTGTATATTTGACCCCTTGGCAGAAGACGTTAGAAATGGAAGGGAAACAATCTCCTCATGATTATCAGAGAAGTTTATTTGTAGAATTTATGAAGTGGCAAGCGAACTTATTTAGAGGGGATCCTCTTGGGATTGAAGTGAGCTTAGGTTTTATGGGTAAATATTTTATCGAGTGGCATAATTTAAATCTCTTGGCAGTAGGGCTTTCCATAGATTTGCAGAAAGAAAATCTTTTATCCAAGCTTATTCCTGTAAGCTTTTAG
- a CDS encoding 23S rRNA (pseudouridine(1915)-N(3))-methyltransferase RlmH, translating into MKIVIITIGQPRDRALRNMVSEYLKRCQPYLPIEIDYVPEGRRASSPEKVVERESEALLKKVKERDFLVLLDERGQHFTSREFSQWLYRHIEEVHGRLVFVIGGAYGLSDKIKKESGELISLSEMTFPHELCLLFLSEQLYRAIAIHEGMAYHH; encoded by the coding sequence ATGAAAATTGTTATAATAACTATAGGGCAACCTCGGGACCGTGCTCTTAGAAACATGGTCTCCGAATATTTGAAGCGTTGTCAGCCTTATCTTCCTATAGAAATAGACTACGTTCCTGAAGGAAGAAGGGCTTCCAGTCCGGAGAAGGTTGTAGAACGGGAATCCGAGGCTTTGCTGAAGAAAGTAAAAGAACGGGATTTTCTCGTTCTTTTAGACGAAAGAGGGCAACATTTTACCAGCCGGGAGTTCTCTCAATGGCTTTATCGCCATATTGAAGAGGTACATGGGAGGCTGGTTTTTGTTATTGGAGGAGCATATGGTCTTTCAGACAAGATAAAAAAAGAGAGTGGAGAATTAATTTCTCTATCGGAAATGACTTTTCCTCATGAGTTATGTCTTCTCTTTCTTTCAGAACAACTTTATCGAGCTATAGCAATACACGAAGGAATGGCATATCATCATTAA
- a CDS encoding V-type ATP synthase subunit I produces MIRDMLRLAIWGVTRRKSDIIATLHDLGILHLDPPKSLDITSPQLDRLKLLRGKLLGVLEALEWTGWATLKESDISHARYSLNLPFDDIVSEISHSLDQFSNRLGCSLNERKDLQDLYVKLKNAHEILLHFHSFLRKDISEGYYVSLWWMNKTDMAEALTLIRNEISRIAPIKTGEYMRYHPYIQPDGEMLVAVAVNEQFSEMASRIMESCNGALWKAPSEYERGNILETSDAIEEGLDLLPQKRKELESDLKNTAQIWGPKLAAIYILADEKLEEIFLGKMAHSLGDAFLIEGWVPADELEKVLSSLKKNYGSDIFIQWRYPSAAEWNDVPISLSNSTLSRPFELFLKLLQPPRYKTTDPTSAIALFFPLFGGCMIGDVGYGLLVFLLGFSLRKRSQNRICNDLGVIVIFMAIWSIAWGVAYGELFGDVGHRLFGMEPLWVERSHAVMPVMILTIVMGAAHIILGLFIGLYEGIKTKRRHVWMEKTGNLCVLFALIGALVTLKGWLPQEVFTIALSSLIIGLILLIAGGGIGGLVESMGAIGNILSYVRIAAIGLSSAILALVASKFIDVFGLSLLGIFLALSVHLLNFVLAIGGASIHSARLHYVEFMGKFYSGGGKDYKPFSRGREFRWRRG; encoded by the coding sequence TTGATTCGAGATATGTTAAGACTCGCCATATGGGGGGTAACAAGGCGTAAATCTGATATTATTGCAACCCTCCATGATTTAGGCATATTGCATTTAGATCCCCCAAAATCTCTAGACATAACATCCCCACAACTCGATAGGCTAAAGCTTCTTCGCGGGAAGTTGCTTGGCGTTCTAGAGGCATTGGAATGGACAGGTTGGGCAACTCTTAAAGAAAGCGATATTTCTCATGCTCGCTACAGTTTAAATTTGCCCTTCGATGATATAGTGAGTGAAATTAGTCATAGCCTTGATCAATTTTCCAATAGGTTAGGGTGTTCGTTGAACGAACGTAAAGATTTACAAGATCTTTACGTAAAGTTAAAAAATGCTCATGAAATATTGCTTCATTTCCACTCTTTCTTAAGGAAAGATATTTCTGAAGGTTATTATGTCTCCTTATGGTGGATGAACAAAACAGACATGGCAGAAGCACTTACGCTGATTCGAAATGAAATATCTCGTATAGCTCCAATAAAAACGGGAGAATATATGCGTTATCATCCTTATATTCAACCTGACGGAGAAATGCTAGTCGCTGTTGCTGTGAACGAACAATTTTCTGAGATGGCATCTCGAATTATGGAATCTTGTAATGGTGCTCTTTGGAAGGCTCCGAGCGAATATGAAAGGGGAAATATCCTTGAGACTAGTGATGCCATTGAGGAAGGCCTTGATTTACTGCCCCAAAAGCGGAAAGAGCTTGAAAGTGATTTAAAAAATACAGCTCAAATATGGGGGCCCAAACTTGCAGCTATCTATATATTGGCTGATGAAAAGTTAGAGGAAATTTTCTTAGGGAAAATGGCCCATTCTTTAGGAGATGCTTTTTTGATAGAAGGATGGGTCCCTGCAGATGAACTTGAAAAAGTATTATCTTCCCTTAAGAAAAATTATGGTTCTGATATTTTCATTCAATGGCGTTATCCCTCTGCTGCAGAATGGAATGACGTCCCGATTTCTCTTTCCAATTCCACTCTATCTCGTCCGTTCGAGCTTTTTTTAAAGCTACTACAACCACCTCGTTATAAAACAACTGATCCTACATCTGCTATAGCTTTATTCTTTCCCCTATTTGGAGGGTGCATGATAGGAGATGTCGGATACGGGCTCCTTGTTTTTCTACTTGGTTTTTCCCTTCGCAAAAGATCTCAAAATAGAATATGTAATGATTTAGGCGTCATTGTAATATTCATGGCTATATGGAGCATTGCCTGGGGAGTTGCTTACGGAGAGCTTTTTGGTGATGTTGGACATCGTCTTTTTGGAATGGAACCTCTTTGGGTAGAGCGTTCCCATGCAGTTATGCCAGTTATGATTCTAACTATCGTAATGGGAGCAGCTCACATAATCTTAGGGCTTTTTATAGGTCTTTATGAAGGAATAAAAACGAAAAGACGCCATGTGTGGATGGAGAAAACAGGTAATTTATGTGTTTTGTTCGCACTCATAGGGGCTCTCGTAACTCTTAAAGGATGGTTGCCTCAAGAGGTATTCACCATTGCCCTGTCGAGCCTCATAATAGGGTTAATCCTTCTCATAGCTGGAGGAGGTATTGGTGGGCTAGTAGAGTCAATGGGGGCTATAGGGAACATCTTAAGCTACGTTCGAATTGCGGCTATAGGTCTTTCTTCAGCTATCTTAGCTCTTGTGGCTTCAAAGTTTATTGATGTTTTTGGGCTGTCTCTTTTAGGGATATTTCTTGCTCTAAGTGTTCATTTACTTAATTTTGTACTAGCCATTGGAGGAGCTAGTATCCACTCAGCGCGTCTCCACTATGTAGAATTTATGGGTAAATTCTATTCTGGTGGTGGTAAAGACTATAAACCATTTTCTCGGGGGAGGGAATTTAGATGGAGAAGGGGATAA
- the recR gene encoding recombination mediator RecR translates to MSLPEPLQQLISLLKRFPGVGEKSARRMAFFIIQQPDAYSKELASLLKGLKERLHECPLCGNITDVDPCSICADPLRDRRLLCVVESPEDLLSMEQAGIYNGLYYILRGRVSPLDGEDLSSTEVEHLRHRILETEAKEVIIATNPRVEGDLTFYSLLSELDDLQVKISRLAYGLPVGGSIEFADRITLHAAFESRIEVKKNMRK, encoded by the coding sequence GTGTCTCTTCCGGAACCTCTACAACAGCTAATATCTCTTTTAAAACGATTCCCCGGCGTGGGCGAAAAAAGTGCCCGCAGGATGGCCTTTTTTATCATACAGCAGCCAGATGCATATTCAAAAGAACTTGCCTCTTTACTCAAAGGATTAAAGGAGCGTCTTCATGAGTGCCCTCTTTGCGGTAATATTACAGATGTTGATCCTTGTTCCATATGTGCCGATCCTCTACGAGATAGACGCCTGTTGTGTGTTGTAGAGTCGCCAGAAGATCTTTTAAGCATGGAGCAAGCAGGAATATATAATGGGTTGTATTACATATTAAGAGGCAGAGTTTCTCCTCTCGATGGGGAGGATTTATCTTCTACCGAGGTAGAGCATCTTCGGCACCGTATTCTTGAAACAGAAGCCAAAGAGGTTATTATTGCTACCAATCCTCGAGTGGAAGGAGACCTGACGTTTTATTCGTTATTGTCAGAATTAGATGATCTACAGGTGAAAATCAGTCGTCTAGCCTATGGACTCCCTGTGGGGGGAAGTATAGAATTTGCCGACAGAATTACATTGCATGCAGCCTTTGAATCCCGAATTGAAGTCAAAAAGAATATGAGAAAATAG
- a CDS encoding V-type ATP synthase subunit B, protein MKLFLEGYRSVSGISGPLLFVSGIRKAGYGELVRIETPTGIRTGQILQIQGDLCVIQVFDGTIGLNIKNTTVWFERDVVRMPVGDALIGQILSGRGQPLDGGRLSFIDKDLPITGMPINPVQRMSPNAYVETGISTIDLMNTLVRGQKLPVFSGSGLPANEIAAQIVQQARVPGREAEFLVVFAAMGITRREARYFIDTFQRTGAINNGVFFLNLASDSAVERLLTPRMALTTAEYFAFEKGYDVLVVMTDMLYYCEALREISAAREEVPGRRGYPGYMYSDLAEIYERAGCVKDCSGSVTQIPIITMPDDDMTHPVVDLSGYITEGQIVLDRSIHDRGAFPPINVLPSLSRLMNKGIGKKRTFDYHRALADQLYASYARAQELARLRLIVGDDGLTETEHLFLKFGEKFEKKFVNQGNIYRSLHETVEIAWQCLAELPARELYRLPEHYITEKLGTHSQ, encoded by the coding sequence ATGAAACTTTTCTTAGAAGGTTATCGATCTGTATCAGGCATATCAGGACCTCTTCTCTTTGTGTCTGGCATTAGAAAAGCAGGATATGGAGAGCTTGTGCGCATAGAAACACCTACAGGGATACGGACAGGCCAGATCCTTCAGATACAGGGAGATCTCTGTGTTATTCAAGTTTTTGATGGAACGATTGGCCTCAACATAAAAAACACGACTGTGTGGTTTGAGAGAGATGTGGTAAGGATGCCAGTGGGAGATGCTCTTATAGGCCAAATTCTTAGCGGTCGTGGGCAGCCTCTTGACGGTGGCCGCTTATCTTTTATTGATAAGGATTTGCCTATAACAGGAATGCCCATCAATCCTGTGCAGAGGATGAGCCCTAATGCATACGTTGAGACTGGCATATCTACTATTGATCTTATGAATACTCTGGTGCGGGGGCAAAAACTGCCAGTTTTCTCAGGTTCAGGACTTCCAGCTAATGAGATAGCTGCCCAGATAGTACAGCAAGCTCGAGTTCCTGGAAGAGAAGCGGAGTTTCTTGTCGTATTTGCAGCTATGGGAATTACCCGCAGGGAGGCTCGCTATTTTATCGATACATTCCAACGTACAGGAGCTATCAATAACGGAGTGTTTTTTTTAAATCTTGCCAGCGATTCTGCTGTAGAGCGACTCTTAACTCCACGTATGGCTCTTACTACTGCAGAATATTTTGCTTTTGAAAAAGGTTACGACGTTTTGGTCGTTATGACTGATATGCTCTATTACTGCGAAGCATTACGAGAAATCAGTGCCGCTCGAGAAGAAGTTCCAGGGCGACGAGGGTATCCAGGCTATATGTATTCAGATTTAGCGGAGATTTATGAGCGTGCAGGCTGCGTGAAAGATTGCTCTGGAAGCGTTACTCAGATACCTATTATTACTATGCCTGATGATGACATGACTCACCCTGTAGTGGATCTTTCTGGTTACATAACAGAGGGACAAATTGTTTTAGACCGAAGCATTCACGATCGCGGAGCCTTTCCACCCATTAATGTTTTGCCTAGCTTAAGTCGTCTCATGAATAAAGGGATTGGAAAAAAGAGAACTTTTGATTATCATAGAGCTTTGGCTGACCAACTCTATGCATCTTATGCTCGTGCTCAGGAACTTGCGAGATTGCGATTAATTGTGGGTGATGATGGACTTACAGAAACCGAACATCTTTTCCTTAAGTTCGGGGAAAAATTCGAAAAAAAATTTGTCAACCAAGGTAATATATATCGCTCCCTTCATGAAACAGTAGAAATAGCTTGGCAATGTTTAGCAGAACTTCCTGCGAGAGAGCTCTACCGTTTACCGGAGCATTATATTACAGAGAAACTTGGGACTCATTCACAATGA